From the genome of Papaver somniferum cultivar HN1 chromosome 2, ASM357369v1, whole genome shotgun sequence, one region includes:
- the LOC113350290 gene encoding 60S ribosomal protein L22-2-like, with product MSKGTVAGAKGGKKKISTYTIDCAKPVEDKIMDIASLEKFLQERIKVGGKAGALGDVVTITREKNKISVTADSNFSKRYLKYLTKKYLKKHNVRDWLRVIASNKDRNIYELRYFNIAENEGEDEE from the exons ATGAGTAAAGGAACAGTAGCAGGTGCCAAGGGTGGCAAGAAGAAGATATCAACATACACAATCGATTGTGCAAAACCAGTTGAAGATAAGATTATGGATATTGCTTCCCTTGAGAAGTTTCTTCAAGAGAGAATCAAAGTTGGTGGTAAAGCTGGTGCTCTTGGTGATGTTGTTACTATCACTCGTGAGAAGAACAAAATCTCTGTTACCGCTGATAGTAACTTCTCTAAGAG GTATTTGAAGTATTTGACAAAGAAGTACTTGAAGAAGCACAATGTTCGTGACTGGCTTCGGGTGATCGCATCCAACAAAGACAGGAATATTTACGAGCTTAGGTACTTCAACATTGCCGAGAATGAGGGAGAGGATGAAGAGTGA